A window of Polyodon spathula isolate WHYD16114869_AA chromosome 22, ASM1765450v1, whole genome shotgun sequence contains these coding sequences:
- the LOC121297522 gene encoding protocadherin alpha-13-like, which translates to MRNIHLGRKLAHRGILLHFAILFCFWKVVYAQLRYSIPEELNHGAFVGNIAKDLGLDISKLADRRFRIISATKQQLLQVNQKTGVLFVNQNIDREKLCDRNSNCFINLKTVVENPLEMHYVELEITDINDNSPRFPDKEKRLEIAESTLPGARFPLEGARDPDVGINSLRFYQLSKNEYFELDVQDRSEDNKIPILILQKPLDRERSPEHNLLLTAFDGGNPPRSDSINITVSVVDINDNPPVFDQQVYKVTLQENVPTDTFVIKINASDLDDGPNGEVMYAFGSSFRTEVRELFSLDVNTGEIKVKGKIDFEEKQVYEIDVEASDRGQVPMTVHCSVVVQIQDVNDNTPEIEVTSWSSLISEDANPGTVIALISVTDRDAGVNGQFSCEVNENIPFELKSSFRENLYSLVTKEQLDREFASQYNITITAKDFGRPSLSAYKTITVKVSDINDNSPSFTQDPYTFYVLENSAPGASIFSVSAFDLDQNENARVSYYVKAGEVLGKPVSSLLSINSDNGNVYAIRSFDFEELKNFKFQVLAKDSGVPSLSSNVTVNVFILDQNDNAPVILSPLSKDGSAEAVETIPRNVKAGYLVTKVRAHDADIGYNAWLSFSLQQATDPTLFGLERNTGAIRTLRPLTETDASEHKLIIVVKDNGNYSLSTTATIRITTVENTEAFAFSDFKSNTKQQEGNNLTFYLIITLGSISSLFVVSIITVISIQCHRPRDYISTKYFRDTNYAEVSGNGSLCHSYQYRAAEKHFMFVAPSVNIGSASGVGSNRNTLVLSENGMKASGEVSDVEMPACTC; encoded by the coding sequence ATGAGGAACATACATCTTGGAAGAAAATTGGCGCATAGGGGGATCCTTTTGCATTTTGCTATTCTATTTTGCTTTTGGAAAGTAGTTTATGCGCAACTACGCTATTCTATTCCAGAAGAATTAAACcatggtgcttttgttggaaataTTGCCAAGGATTTGGGGCTTGACATTAGCAAACTAGCGGATCGTAGATTCCGTATTATTTCTGCAACAAAGCAGCAGCTATTGCAGGTAAATCAAAAGACTGGCGTTTTGTTTGTTAATCAGAATATAGACAGGGAGAAGCTGTGTGACAGAAACAGTAACTGTTTCATTAACCTTAAAACTGTTGTAGAGAATCCgctagaaatgcattatgttgaGCTTGAAATTACAGATATCAATGACAATTCTCCGAGATTCCCAGACAAAGAGAAGCGCTTGGAAATTGCAGAGTCTACTCTGCCAGGGGCACGCTTCCCCTTAGAGGGTGCGCGTGACCCAGATGTGGGTATAAATTCATTGCGTTTTTATCAGCTAAGTAAAAATGAGTACTTTGAGCTGGACGTACAGGACCGTAGTGAGGATAATAAAATTCCTATTTTGATATTGCAAAAACCTCTAGATAGAGAACGTAGCCCAGAACATAATCTGCTTCTGACAGCATTTGATGGTGGAAACCCACCTAGATCCGATTCAATCAATATTACTGTATCTGTTGTTGACATCAACGATAATCCACCAGTGTTCGACCAACAAGTTTACAAAGTAACTTTACAGGAAAATGTTCCAACAGACACCTTTGTAATAAAAATTAACGCTTCAGACCTGGACGACGGTCCTAATGGCGAGGTAATGTACGCTTTTGGTAGTAGCTTTAGGACTGAGGTCCGCGAGCTATTTAGTTTAGATGTTAACACTGGGGAAATCAAGGTTAAAGGAAAGATAGATTTTGAAGAAAAACAGGTTTATGAGATTGACGTTGAAGCTTCTGATAGAGGACAGGTTCCCATGACTGTGCACTGTAGTGTTGTTGTACAGATACAAGATGTGAACGACAATACACCGGAGATAGAGGTAACCTCCTGGTCAAGCCTCATTTCCGAGGACGCAAATCCTGGGACAGTGATAGCTCTGATTAGCGTTACAGACCGTGATGCTGGTGTTAATGGGCAATTCTCCTGTGAAGTAAACGAGAATATACCCTTTGAGTTAAAGTCATCTTTCCGGGAGAATTTGTATTCCTTAGTAACGAAGGAGCAGTTAGATCGCGAGTTTGCTTCTcagtacaatattacaataaCAGCAAAAGACTTTGGCCGCCCTTCTTTGTCAGCTTATAAAACTATCACAGTGAAAGTATCGGATATTAATGATAACAGCCCGAGCTTTACTCAAGATCCATATACATTTTACGTCCTTGAAAACAGTGCACCCGGAGCATCTATTTTTTCAGTCAGTGCGTTCGATCTGGATCAGAATGAAAATGCACGTGTATCGTATTATGTCAAGGCAGGTGAGGTTTTGGGAAAGCCCGTGTCATCTCTCCTTAGTATTAATTCAGATAATGGAAACGTCTATGCGATAAGAAGTTTTGATTTTGAAGAACTTAAAAACTTTAAATTCCAAGTGTTGGCAAAAGACTCTGGGGTGCCATCACTCAGCAGCAAcgtcactgtaaatgtttttattcttgatCAGAATGACAATGCGCCGGTGATCTTGTCTCCATTAAGTAAAGACGGTTCTGCTGAAGCCGTAGAGACAATTCCACGAAATGTGAAAGCAGGATATTTGGTAACAAAAGTCAGAGCTCACGACGCTGATATTGGATACAATGCCTGGTTGTCGTTTTCATTGCAACAAGCTACCGACCCTACTCTTTTTGGTTTAGAGCGCAATACAGGAGCAATCAGGACACTTCGACCATTAACTGAAACTGATGCCTCTGAACACAAACTGATCATAGTGGTGAAAGACAATGGAAACTATTCCCTTTCTACCACAGCAACAATACGCATAACAACTGTTGAAAATACGGAGGCATTTGCATTTTCTGACTTCAAAAGCAATACCAAACAGCAAGAAGGAAATAACTTAACTTTTTATTTGATAATCACTTTGGGTTCAATTTCATCACTGTTTGTGGTGAGCATAATCACAGTGATTTCTATTCAGTGTCACAGACCAAGGGATTATATAAGCACCAAGTATTTCCGCGATACAAACTACGCCGAGGTTAGTGGGAATGGATCATTGTGCCATAGTTATCAGTACAGAGCTGCAGAGAAACATTTTATGTTTGTTGCACCTTCAGTGAATATCGGATCTGCATCAGGCGTAGGAAGTAACAGGAATACTCTGGTTCTCTCTGAGAATGGAATGAAAGCTTCTGGAGAGGTAAGTGATGTTGAGATGCCGGCCTGTACATGTTAA
- the LOC121297262 gene encoding protocadherin alpha-10-like, protein MSKRRCRFGSPILHFILLSWFWNRSSAQLRYSIPEESDHGTFVGNIAQDLGIDIKELLNRRFRIVSGSKQQHLQVNQNNGVLFVDQNIDREHMCDQNPDCLISLKIVLENPLEIHYVDVKIVDINDHAPAFSDNETYLEMSESSQVGARFTLESAQDPDVGSNSLHSYRLNKNEHFELAEYSKIPVLVLQRPLDREQSGMHYLILTALDGGNPQRSGILQITITVLDINDNTPVFDNHVYSIDLQENTPRDTVVLKLNASDLDEGLNGEIMYAFGKSNKDTVYELFSIDKNTGEIKVKGSIDYEANIAFEIDVQATDRGNAPMSVHCSVVIHIIDVNDNTPEIEMTSLTNYISEDAPPGTAVALINVIDTDSGVNSKTVCKLSEDVPFELKPTYKDNFYSVITNERLDREVTSQHNITVTAQDMGEPPLSSFKTFSVTVSDVNDNKPQFTQNSYTFYVLENNVPGASILSVKAFDLDQNENARISYLIQDTLIENSPVSSFVSIHSQNGNVYATNSFDFEKLKQFQFYVLASDSGVPSLSSNVTVNVFVLDQNDNAPVILFPLPNDGSSVSSEAVPRNVKAGYLITKIRAYDADLGYNAWLSFSLQDATDPSVFGVSLYTGEIRTLRRLTESDNVLQKLTIHVKDSGNISLSTTMTLHITIVAVTEGDLFSELKGTSSKPEENDITFYLIITLGSVSSLFVISIITLVALQCCKARDNFVSKYPYNPNYGEVSGDGSLYRSYQYRMCSNVVQNDLMFVKPDLNAGASMDIGSNENKLIISEIGMKPSREVSRT, encoded by the coding sequence atgTCTAAGAGAAGGTGCCGTTTTGGATCTCCTATTCTCCATTTCATTCTTCTATCCTGGTTTTGGAACAGGTCTTCTGCGCAACTACGTTATTCAATTCCCGAAGAATCAGATCATGGCACTTTTGTTGGAAATATAGCTCAAGATTTGGGTATCGATATAAAAGAACTGCTGAATCGCCGCTTTCGTATCGTTTCAGGATCAAAGCAGCAGCATCTTCAGGTAAATCAAAACAATGGCGTTTTGTTTGTTGACCAAAATATAGACAGAGAGCACATGTGCGATCAAAACCCTGACTGTTTAATAAGTCTCAAGATTGTTCTTGAAAATCCTCTCGAAATTCACTACGTTGACGTGAAAATTGTTGATATAAATGACCACGCTCCTGCATTCTCTGACAATGAGACATATTTGGAAATGTCAGAGTCTTCTCAGGTAGGAGCACGCTTCACTTTAGAGAGTGCGCAAGATCCAGATGTTGGTTCCAACTCTCTTCACTCATATCgactaaataaaaatgaacactttgAGCTGGCTGAATATAGCAAAATCCCGGTATTAGTACTGCAGAGACCTTTAGACAGAGAGCAGAGTGGGATGCACTATTTGATTCTAACAGCATTGGATGGCGGAAACCCACAGAGATCTGGTATACTGCAAATAACTATAACTGTTCTTGATATCAATGACAATACTCCCGTTTTTGACAATCATGTATATTCTATAGATTTGCAAGAAAACACACCAAGGGatactgttgttttaaaattaaatgcatcAGATTTGGACGAAGGTCTCAATGGTGAAATAATGTACGCATTTGGAAAAAGCAACAAAGATACAGTATATGAACTATTCAGCATAGATAAAAACACCGGGGAAATCAAAGTGAAGGGGTCAATAGATTATGAAGCAAATATAGCCTTTGAGATTGATGTCCAGGCTACTGATAGGGGCAACGCCCCCATgtcagttcactgcagtgtagttaTACACATTATAGATGTCAACGACAATACACCAGAAATAGAGATGACCTCATTGACAAATTACATTTCCGAGGACGCACCACCTGGAACTGCTGTAGCTCTGATTAACGTCATTGACACCGATTCTGGTGTTAATAGTAAGACTGTATGCAAATTATCCGAAGATGTTCCATTTGAGTTAAAACCAACTTATAAGGACAATTTTTATTCGGTAATTACAAATGAACGCTTAGACCGCGAGGTTACTTCTCAGCACAACATTACAGTAACAGCACAGGACATGGGTGAACCTCCTCTATCGTCCTTTAAAACCTTCTCAGTGACGGTTTCTGATGTAAACGATAACAAACCTCAGTTTACACAAAATTCATATACGTTTTACGTTCTTGAAAACAACGTCCCTGGCGCTTCCATTCTATCTGTAAAAGCGTTTGATCTGGACCAGAATGAAAATGCAAGAATATCATATTTAATTCAGGATACCCTCATTGAAAACAGCCCAGTCTCATCTTTTGTATCCATTCATTCTCAGAATGGGAATGTCTATGCCACCAACAGTTTTGACTTTGAAAAGCTGAAACAATTCCAATTCTACGTTCTAGCAAGCGACTCTGGTGTGCCATCACTCAGTAGCAACGTTACTGTAAACGTTTTTGTTCTTGATCAAAATGACAATGCTCCAGTGATCTTGTTTCCATTACCAAATGATGGGTCTAGTGTTTCCTCTGAGGCTGTTCCTAGAAATGTGAAGGCAGGCTATTTGATTACGAAAATCAGAGCATATGATGCTGACTTAGGATATAACGCTTGGTTATCGTTTTCACTGCAAGACGCTACTGACCCGAGCGTATTCGGAGTAAGTCTCTATACAGGAGAAATCAGAACACTTCGCCGTCTTACTGAAAGTGATAACGTCCTTCAAAAGCTTACCATACATGTAAAGGATAGTGGGAACATTTCTCTATCTACAACAATGACTCTACACATCACTATTGTCGCGGTTACAGAGGGTGATCTATTTTCTGAACTCAAGGGAACGTCCAGTAAGCCAGAAGAGAATGATATCACCTTTTACCTAATAATAACACTAGGATCAGTTTCATCATTATTTGTTATCAGTATAATCACCCTGGTTGCTCTTCAATGTTGTAAAGCCAGAGATAATTTTGTTAGCAAATACCCTTACAATCCTAACTATGGGGAGGTCAGCGGGGACGGTTCGCTTTACCGTAGCTACCAGTACAGAATGTGTTCAAATGTTGTTCAAAATGATTTGATGTTCGTCAAACCTGATCTGAACGCTGGCGCCTCCATGGACATTGGAAGTAATGAAAACAAGCTGATAATCTCAGAAATTGGAATGAAACCGTCAAGAGAAGTAAGTCGTACTTAA